A window of Dehalogenimonas sp. WBC-2 genomic DNA:
GGGCTTAAAATACTGCAACAATGGCAACTGCACTTCAATGGCATGCTCTCCCTGATGTGCCGTACGGTCTTCCTGAAGATATTTGGAATTGGTGAGGATATTCTGGGCCAGTTCTGAATCTATCGGTACCTCGCCCAGCGGCGTCTGCCAGGCGCCAACGGTCATAATGCTGAACGGTTTGCCCATGCCGGTGTGATTGGGGCCGATGATGACATAGGTGTCGGCCGGTTCAATACGAGCCATGACCGCCGCCGCCACCGAACCGGAATATATATACCCGGCATGAGGCACCACAACACCTATCGCATCAAGTTTATCCTCTGTTTTTTCAACAAAAGACCCTATTAACGCTCTCAGCTGTTCAGCGGTGCCGGGATAAAATTTACCGGACGCTATTGGGTGCCGTATCATAGCCATAGATGCACTCCTTAACAGATGCTCGAAATATCTATATTAATCTTTAAACACGAAAATTTAAATCTGCGCCGCAATGCCCGCATTTTGTCCCATCCAGCGCTTTAATCTTGGCATTGAAACCTGAGCGTTCCACTATCTGCTGGCCGCAGGAGTAGCACGTAGTGTTTGCATGGGCATCACCTGGAATGTTGCCCAGATAGACGAATCTCAAGCCCGCTGCCTTGCCCAGTTGATAAGCATGTTCCAGCGTCTCGATAGGTGTCGCTGGATAATCCCTCATACGGTAATGAGGGTGAAAGCGAGTAATATGCCAGGGAGTTTCCTTCCCCAGTTTCCTGGAAATCCAGTCTGCGATGCCGCTGAGCTGGGCATCATCATCGTTTAGTCCCGGCGTAACATTAGTCACCACCTCGACATGCATCCCCCACTTCTCCTTGGCCCGCTCGGCCACAGCCAGGATACCTTCAAAGTGCTGAATCCGGGCGATTTTACGGTAGGTATCGTCTCTGAAGCCTTTAACATCAACCCGCCACGCATCAAGGTATGGACCTATAGTATCGATTTGCTCAAAGGAGGCATATCCGTTGGTGACATATACCGTATACAATCCCTTTTCCTTTGCCAGTTTTGCTGATTCAAAGGTGTATTCCAGCCAGATCGAAGGCTCATTATATGTCCAGGCGATACCTGCGCAACCTGAACTCATAGCCATCTCCACCGCCTGTGCCGGCAGCATCTGGCGCGCTCGGCCAAATCCTTCATCATCAGCCGGACAGGCTATCTCCCAATTCTGGCAACCCTCACAATGAAAATTACACCCCCAGCTGCCAAGAGACAAAACCGAAGTGCCGGGATAAAAATGGTAAAGAGGCTTTTTCTCAATCGGATCGACTGCCATTGAAGAGATTTTGGCATAGGTCAAATTGAATAGACGGCCGCCATTGTTTTGATACATGCGGCAAACACCCATCCTGCCGTCATTAATCTGACAATACCACTGGCAGGTGAGGCATTTAACCTGGTCTGCCGGTAATTGCTGCCATAATAAGGCCGGATACGATATATCCTGTATCATTGAATATAATTATAACACCCCGACACCTCATCCGATTACGGTCTTCAATCACCTCTGATACCAAAAAGCCAAAATAATTCAGCCATCGCGCCTTATATATCGGACTCAACCGTATCGCATCCCCATATTTCGCGCTATACTTGATTTGATTCTGTTTGGGAGGCCAACATGATTCTTTTAACCGGCGCCAGCGGCTTCGTTGCCAGCCACCTCATCCCCAGGTTGCAAAAAGATGGCCGCAAATTGCGTTGTTTAGTCACCAATGAGGCAGAAGGTGCTCGTGTTAAAGCCCCCGGCGCTGAACTTGTCTTTGGCAATGTCACCGATCCCGGCAGTCTGCACGACGCTATGGCCGGTATAGATACCGTGATTCACCTGGTGGCTATCATCCGGGAAAACCGTCAGAGCACTTTTCAGCGGGTTAACGTCGCCGGCACCCAAAATATGGTCAACGCCGCCCATGATGCCAGTGTCAAACGCTTCATCCATATGGGCATTCTCGGTGCCTCCCCCGACCCCCGCTACACCTATCTCCATTCCAAGTGGCTGGGTATGGAAGCAGTCAGGCACTCCGGCCTGGACTACTCCATCCTTCAACCGTCAGTGATGTTCGGTCAGAGAGCCGGGTTTATAGCCTCTCTGTTGCGTTCAATCCATATGCTGCCTTTTATCGTCCCGCTGGCTGGCGACGGCAAGAGTCGGCTGCAACCTATATGGGTGGGTGACGTGGTCAGTTGTATCATGAAAATGGTATCGGGAGAAAAAAGCGGTGAAAGCTGCACCGTCGGCGGACCGGAGATAATGACTTATGAAACCATGTTAGACCAAATCCTGGCGGCTCTGGGTGAAAAACGCATCAAGATCCACGTCCCGCGGCCCCTGATGCTGCCCGCCGTTGCCGTTATGGGTAAGCTATTCTCCAACCCGCCCATCAGTATGGCGGAGTTCAAATCAATGGAGATTGAAAATACCACCGACGCTGATGCCGTTCAAAAACAGTTTGGCTTTAGGCCTATGGCTCTGAGAGACGGTCTGGGATATCTGAAGCTTAAGTCTTAAGATTTAACCACATTGCTCTGACCTTCGCTCTCAGCTCTTCGAGGCTGGTATCAGTGTCGATAACCGCGTTGGCAAAGCGTATTCGCTCCTCGTTAGATGTTTGGGAATGGATACGCGCCTTGGCTTCAGTTTCAGTGTATCCCATTTTCTCAACCAGGCGTTTCAGCACTACTTCCGGCGGAGCGATGGTCAGCCAGATAGTATCAGTCTGTTTTGTCCATCCGGCTTCGACCAAAAGCGGCGCTTCCACCACCGCTACTCCATATCCCTGTGCTCTCAGAGTTCTTATTTCCACACCCACCGCCTCGCTAATTGCGGGATGAGATATAGTATTTAATTTGGAAAGTGCGGCAGAGTCATTAAAAACGACTGTGGCCAGCCGCCGCCGTTCTATATTGCCGTCAGCGGACAGTATTTGGTTGCCAAAGAGTTGCAAAATCGCTTGTTTAAGCTGCGTGTCCTCGCGTAACAGACGATGACCGACTTTGTCAGCGTCGATGAAAGCCGCGCCGAGTTCCTTGAGCATAGCCCCAACAGTACTCTTGCCGCTGCCGATCCCGCCGGTAATGCCAATAGTTATCATAATAGTGTTAAAGTCTAGCATCACATTAAATGCGTTTCAAACCCCCGACGCAATCTGAGGCCTCAAAGCCTTAATCTATAGGCCGCCGTGAAACAGTGAACTGCCGCTCTTGGTCGTTCGTCAAAGCTAATTTCCGTAATTACGCACACTGCAATTCCAAGTCTTGAAGAACGCTTTCCATTGCTCCCCCATTTGGCATTATGCTATACTGCTATGTTATACTTTCAACTTGGCTAAATACGTGTGCTTTACTTAGGAGGAGATCACTTGCCGACTACAACCACTAATATCAAAGAGCTACTGGAGTCCGGGGCCCATTTCGGTCACCAGACCAGCCGCTGGCACCCTAAAATGAAGAAATATATCTTCACCAAGCGCAATGATATCCATATAATCGACCTTGATAAGACCGTCGTGATGCTGGATAAGGCGCTTGATTTTATTGAGAACACCGCCGCTGAAGGCGGCAAATTATTGGTTGTCGGCACCAAGAAGCAGGCGCAGGAGATAGTCGCTGAGGAATCCAAACGCGGCGGGATGTACTTCATCAACCAGCGCTGGATCGGCGGTATTCTTACCAACTTCGCCGCCATTCAAACCCGAATTGACTACCTGGTGCGGCTGGAAGATCAGCACGCCCGTGGTGAATTAGCTCGTCTGCCCAAAAAGGAACAGCTTAAACTGGCTGAAGAGATGCTGCGCCTTAACAAGATGATGGGCGGCTTCAAGGAAATGACCGCTTTACCGGAAGTTATTTTCATCATTGATCCCACTAAGGAAAAAATTGCCCTGGCTGAAGCCCAGCGCATGGGTATTCCCGTTGTGGCCATAGTGGACACCAATTGCAGTCCTGAGGGTATAGACTACCCCATCCCCGCTAATGATGATGCCATGCGCGCCATCAAGCTGATTTTGGGGAAAGTAGCTGACACTATGCTGGTAGCCCGCGCGGGTGTGGATAAGATTGAGGTTGAGCAGGTGGACACCTCCGCTGCTGACGCCGAACAGGTGAAAAAACACACCGAAGACATTGAACTGGCGGCCTAAGACTCCCTTTTTTAATACTGACGAGGTTTATGACATTGCAAATATCTACTGAAGCGATTAAAACTCTGCGTGAGAAATGCGGCGCTGGCGTTATGGAGTGCCGTAATGCCCTGGCTGAAACCGAGGGCAACATTGATAAGGCTTTTGAGACCCTCCAGGCCAAAGGTTTCCTTAAGGCTGCGAAGAAGGCCGAGCGCGTCACCGGTCAGGGACTGGTTGAGGCCTATGTGCACACCGGCGGCCGGGTCGGTGCCCTGATTGA
This region includes:
- a CDS encoding radical SAM pyruvate-formate lyase-activating-like protein gives rise to the protein MIQDISYPALLWQQLPADQVKCLTCQWYCQINDGRMGVCRMYQNNGGRLFNLTYAKISSMAVDPIEKKPLYHFYPGTSVLSLGSWGCNFHCEGCQNWEIACPADDEGFGRARQMLPAQAVEMAMSSGCAGIAWTYNEPSIWLEYTFESAKLAKEKGLYTVYVTNGYASFEQIDTIGPYLDAWRVDVKGFRDDTYRKIARIQHFEGILAVAERAKEKWGMHVEVVTNVTPGLNDDDAQLSGIADWISRKLGKETPWHITRFHPHYRMRDYPATPIETLEHAYQLGKAAGLRFVYLGNIPGDAHANTTCYSCGQQIVERSGFNAKIKALDGTKCGHCGADLNFRV
- a CDS encoding oxidoreductase — translated: MILLTGASGFVASHLIPRLQKDGRKLRCLVTNEAEGARVKAPGAELVFGNVTDPGSLHDAMAGIDTVIHLVAIIRENRQSTFQRVNVAGTQNMVNAAHDASVKRFIHMGILGASPDPRYTYLHSKWLGMEAVRHSGLDYSILQPSVMFGQRAGFIASLLRSIHMLPFIVPLAGDGKSRLQPIWVGDVVSCIMKMVSGEKSGESCTVGGPEIMTYETMLDQILAALGEKRIKIHVPRPLMLPAVAVMGKLFSNPPISMAEFKSMEIENTTDADAVQKQFGFRPMALRDGLGYLKLKS
- a CDS encoding dephospho-CoA kinase; the protein is MITIGITGGIGSGKSTVGAMLKELGAAFIDADKVGHRLLREDTQLKQAILQLFGNQILSADGNIERRRLATVVFNDSAALSKLNTISHPAISEAVGVEIRTLRAQGYGVAVVEAPLLVEAGWTKQTDTIWLTIAPPEVVLKRLVEKMGYTETEAKARIHSQTSNEERIRFANAVIDTDTSLEELRAKVRAMWLNLKT
- the rpsB gene encoding 30S ribosomal protein S2, translating into MPTTTTNIKELLESGAHFGHQTSRWHPKMKKYIFTKRNDIHIIDLDKTVVMLDKALDFIENTAAEGGKLLVVGTKKQAQEIVAEESKRGGMYFINQRWIGGILTNFAAIQTRIDYLVRLEDQHARGELARLPKKEQLKLAEEMLRLNKMMGGFKEMTALPEVIFIIDPTKEKIALAEAQRMGIPVVAIVDTNCSPEGIDYPIPANDDAMRAIKLILGKVADTMLVARAGVDKIEVEQVDTSAADAEQVKKHTEDIELAA